One Pomacea canaliculata isolate SZHN2017 linkage group LG9, ASM307304v1, whole genome shotgun sequence DNA segment encodes these proteins:
- the LOC112572719 gene encoding potential E3 ubiquitin-protein ligase ariadne-2-like — MSQAENMKRQLSDPASEASDQSEDMEEDEFDHYYDVDTDDLDIDKPKKSDDPEYFEYDILQVEDAERLLNEEIEALCSTLKMTPSLAKMLLHIYEWQRDHIIESYRRDPEKLLVESNITSAKKEPPTIGNIMCSVCTDNFPQEKLMGLTCGHLFCQPCWDMHFRIQIVNGRTMGIECMGQQCRVLVPENFLYAILTDPKLRDKFSKLCFMDLIKGHPKLRFCPGPNCSVIIHAKEPRAKKVECSTCKSTYCFRCGIEYHAPTDCDVIKKWLTKCADDSETANYISAHTKDCPKCHVCIEKNGGCNHMQCSKCKFDFCWMCLGDWKSHGSEYYECSRYKENPNIANESVHVQAREALKKYLFYFERWENHAKSLQLEEQTLQKITSRITSKVMENEGTWIDWQYLLNAAALLKKCRYTLQYTYPYAYYMEKGGRKQLFEYQQAQLEAEVENLSWKVERAEITHRGDLENQMDVAEKRRQTLLKDFLEV; from the exons aTGTCGCAG GCAGAAAACATGAAGCGACAGCTATCGGATCCAGCATCTGAGGCCAGTGACCAGTCAGAAGACATGGAAGAGGATGAGTTTGATCATTACTATGACGTAGATACAGATGATCTTGACATTGACAAGCCAAAGAAAAGTGATGACCCGGAATATTTTGAATATGACATTCTGCAAGTTGAGGATGCTGAGAGGCTTCTTAATGAAGAAATCGAGGCTTTGTGCTCCACCCTTAAG ATGACACCATCTTTAGCCAAGATGCTGTTGCACATTTATGAATGGCAGAGAGATCACATCATAGAGAG TTATCGTCGAGATCCTGAAAAACTGCTAGTGGAATCTAATATTACAAGTGCAAAAAAA GAACCTCCGACAATTGGGAACATCATGTGTTCAGTATGTACAGATAATTTTCCACAGGAAAAATTAATGGGTCTGACATGTGGCCATCTCTTCTGTCAGCCATGCTGGGACATGCATTTTCGCATTCAGATTGTGAATGGCAGAACGATGG gTATAGAATGCATGGGGCAACAGTGCAGGGTTCTTGTACCAGAGAATTTTCTGTATGCCATACTGACAGATCCTAAATTGCGAGATAAGTTTTCCAAGCTCTGTTTTATGGACCTCATAAAG gGACATCCCAAATTACGGTTTTGTCCTGGTCCCAATTGCTCTGTCATAATTCATGCCAAAGAACCTCGTGCCAAAAAGGTGGAGTGCTCCACTTGCAAATCTACATATTG TTTCAGATGTGGCATTGAGTACCATGCACCAACAGACTGTGATGTTATAAAGAAGTGGCTCACCAAATGCGCTGATGATTCAGAGACAGCGAACTATATAAGTGCTCATACTAAAGAT tGTCCCAAGTGTCATGTGTGCATTGAGAAGAATGGAGGATGTAACCATATG CAATGTTCAAAGTGCAAGTTTGATTTCTGCTGGATGTGTCTAGGAG actGGAAGTCGCATGGCAGCGAATATTATGAATGCAGTCGCTATAAAGAAAACCCCAACATTGCCAATGAATCTGTGCATGTACAAGCACGGGAAGCTTTGAAGAagtacttgttttattttgaaagg TGGGAGAATCATGCTAAGAGTCTACAGTTAGAGGAGCAGACACTTCAGAAGATTACATCCCGCATTACATCAAAAGTCATGGAAAATGAGGGAACATGGATAGACTGGCAGTACCTGCTAAATGCTGCTGCACTGCTCAAAAAG TGCCGCTACACGCTACAGTACACATACCCTTATGCTTATTACAtggaaaaaggaggaagaaagcaGCTG TTTGAGTACCAGCAGGCTCAGTTGGAGGCAGAAGTTGAAAATCTCTCATGGAAAGTTGAGCGTGCTGAGATTACGCATCGAGGG GACCTTGAAAATCAAATGGATGTTGCAGAGAAGAGACGACAGACCTTACTTAAGGATTTTTTAGAAGTATAG